A stretch of Flavobacterium sp. N1994 DNA encodes these proteins:
- a CDS encoding glycosyltransferase family 4 protein — MEEILIISNYYPPEKGAAANRIEQLALKLDKNKYKVSVICPLGNYPKGELFPEYKGKFSVTENRDNITVKRLWIYPSVSKNLLVRIISVLSFSLSLFFYLLFKKTPKKVIVQSPPLLLSFISVFVLSLKNKKIILNISDLWPLAAIELNALKANSFSHKFSLFLERFIYKKATLILGQSNEIITHIHTIYPEKECFLYRNFPDHNISESNLKTEENKPIKLFYAGLLGIAQGVLELCQNIDLKGLNLELHLFGDGAEKLQIEALISSQNSTQLFFHGMLDRKELHAQLQSFDIAIVPLKTRIYGSVPSKIFEYGSLGLPILYFGGGEGENIVAEDNLGWVAKVGNYLELNEKLKEIALLSKSELDEMKKRIFYTAQQKFNLDNQMNDLIEKNVF, encoded by the coding sequence ATGGAGGAAATTCTAATTATATCCAATTACTATCCGCCCGAAAAAGGTGCTGCGGCCAATAGAATTGAGCAATTGGCTTTGAAATTGGATAAAAATAAATACAAGGTTTCTGTAATTTGTCCTCTTGGTAATTATCCGAAAGGTGAATTATTTCCAGAATATAAAGGGAAGTTTTCAGTAACAGAAAATCGTGATAATATAACCGTGAAAAGGCTTTGGATATATCCAAGTGTTAGTAAAAATTTACTCGTCCGAATTATTTCCGTATTATCTTTTTCGTTGAGTCTTTTTTTCTATTTATTGTTCAAGAAAACACCTAAGAAAGTTATCGTTCAATCGCCTCCTTTATTGCTTTCTTTTATTTCTGTTTTTGTGCTTTCGTTAAAAAACAAAAAAATAATTTTAAACATTTCCGATTTGTGGCCATTAGCTGCTATCGAATTAAATGCTTTGAAAGCGAATTCCTTTTCTCATAAATTTTCACTTTTTCTTGAACGCTTTATTTACAAAAAAGCGACTTTAATCTTAGGGCAATCCAATGAAATAATTACGCATATTCATACTATTTATCCTGAGAAAGAATGTTTTTTATACCGCAATTTTCCCGATCATAACATTAGTGAAAGTAATTTAAAAACGGAAGAAAATAAACCTATTAAACTATTTTATGCAGGCTTATTGGGTATTGCACAAGGTGTTCTTGAATTGTGTCAAAATATTGATTTAAAAGGGTTAAATCTCGAGTTGCACCTATTTGGTGATGGCGCCGAAAAATTACAGATAGAAGCCTTGATTTCGAGTCAAAATTCTACTCAACTGTTCTTCCATGGAATGTTAGACCGAAAAGAATTGCATGCTCAATTACAATCATTTGATATTGCCATAGTTCCTTTGAAAACTAGAATTTATGGTTCTGTTCCTTCTAAGATCTTTGAATATGGTTCTCTTGGTTTACCTATTCTGTATTTTGGTGGTGGAGAAGGCGAGAATATTGTTGCTGAAGATAATTTAGGTTGGGTTGCAAAGGTTGGCAACTATTTAGAGCTAAATGAAAAACTTAAAGAAATTGCTTTGCTGAGTAAATCGGAACTAGACGAAATGAAAAAAAGAATTTTTTATACCGCTCAACAAAAATTCAATTTAGATAATCAAATGAATGATTTAATTGAAAAAAATGTTTTTTAA